The Sediminispirochaeta smaragdinae DSM 11293 genome has a segment encoding these proteins:
- a CDS encoding ABC transporter ATP-binding protein: MSQALLSFETFSFRYKSQKAPTLKEISLRVEAGEKILIVGPSGSGKTTLGSCINGLIPFSFEGSISGSFRLEGKESKDADLHERGELVGTVLQDTDSQFVGLSVAEDIAFALENAAVGRPEMIDQVKKASAMVGMEEFLARSPFELSGGQKQRVSLAGILVDDVDLLLFDEPLANLDPKTGKVAIELIDEIHRKTGKTVIIIEHRLEDVLHRPVDRILLMEQGRIIADEKPDKLLAGSLLAEKGIREPLYIAAMKFAGCTLSEEDRAASIDTIRLEKHREKILKWFRERQLPRPEAKGPSLLRLESVSYSYTGERKALEEISFDIREGEMVSILGKNGAGKSTLAAIITGLIKQDSGKLFFRDEEISKTTIADRSREIGFVMQNPNHMISHHMIREEVGFGPKLRQMPEDEIERRIDEALKLCGLYRFRNWPIGSLSYGQKKRVTIASILVMEPKLLILDEPTAGQDYRHYTDIMEFLRRLNDEAGLTIVFITHDMHLALEYTARSIVLTDGKMIGDDSMSRIFSNPGIIETANLKPTSLYELANKLGIGEVDRFIDRFIEEEQRQRTWTSQKSASASTT; this comes from the coding sequence ATGAGCCAGGCGCTCCTTTCCTTCGAAACGTTCTCCTTTCGGTATAAAAGCCAGAAGGCCCCCACCCTGAAGGAGATATCCCTCAGGGTGGAAGCCGGAGAAAAGATACTCATTGTCGGTCCCTCGGGAAGCGGGAAAACGACCCTCGGTTCCTGCATCAACGGGTTAATCCCCTTCTCGTTCGAGGGGTCGATAAGCGGAAGCTTCAGGCTCGAAGGTAAGGAGAGTAAAGACGCCGATCTCCATGAGCGGGGCGAGCTGGTGGGAACGGTGCTGCAGGACACCGATAGTCAGTTTGTCGGCCTTTCGGTGGCCGAAGACATTGCCTTTGCCCTGGAAAACGCGGCGGTAGGCCGACCGGAAATGATCGACCAGGTGAAGAAGGCCTCGGCCATGGTGGGGATGGAGGAATTTCTCGCACGCTCACCCTTTGAGCTGTCCGGAGGACAAAAACAGCGGGTCTCCCTGGCTGGGATTCTGGTGGACGACGTGGACCTTCTCCTTTTCGACGAGCCTCTGGCGAACCTCGATCCGAAGACGGGAAAGGTCGCCATCGAACTCATCGATGAGATCCACCGAAAAACAGGGAAAACCGTCATCATCATCGAGCATCGTCTCGAAGATGTCCTCCACCGGCCGGTCGACCGGATTCTGCTCATGGAGCAGGGACGAATCATCGCCGACGAGAAGCCCGACAAGCTGCTTGCAGGCTCCCTTCTCGCTGAAAAAGGAATCAGGGAGCCCCTTTATATCGCGGCCATGAAATTCGCAGGCTGCACACTTTCCGAAGAGGACAGGGCCGCATCCATCGATACCATCCGCCTGGAGAAGCACCGTGAGAAAATCCTGAAGTGGTTCAGGGAACGACAGCTCCCCCGGCCGGAGGCAAAGGGCCCCTCGCTGCTTCGCCTCGAATCGGTAAGCTACTCCTACACGGGTGAGCGAAAGGCGCTGGAGGAGATCAGCTTCGATATCAGAGAGGGAGAGATGGTTTCCATCCTCGGGAAAAACGGAGCCGGAAAATCGACCCTGGCCGCCATCATTACCGGGCTTATCAAACAGGATTCCGGAAAGCTCTTTTTTCGCGACGAAGAAATCTCCAAGACGACGATTGCCGACAGAAGCCGCGAGATCGGCTTTGTGATGCAAAACCCCAACCACATGATCAGCCACCACATGATCCGGGAAGAGGTCGGTTTCGGCCCGAAGCTGCGGCAGATGCCGGAAGATGAGATCGAACGGCGAATCGACGAGGCACTGAAACTCTGCGGCCTCTACCGCTTCAGGAACTGGCCCATCGGCTCCCTCAGCTACGGCCAGAAAAAACGGGTAACCATCGCCTCGATCTTGGTAATGGAGCCCAAGCTCCTGATCCTGGACGAGCCCACGGCTGGCCAGGATTATCGTCACTACACCGATATCATGGAGTTTCTCCGCAGGCTCAACGACGAGGCGGGCCTGACGATTGTATTCATCACCCACGACATGCATCTGGCCCTGGAATACACCGCCAGATCGATCGTGCTGACCGACGGCAAGATGATCGGGGACGATTCCATGTCCAGGATTTTCAGTAACCCCGGGATCATCGAAACGGCCAACCTGAAGCCGACCAGTCTCTACGAGCTGGCCAACAAGCTGGGAATCGGAGAAGTCGACCGGTTCATCGACCGTTTCATTGAAGAGGAGCAAAGGCAACGCACATGGACCAGTCAAAAATCCGCTTCGGCCTCAACTACATAG
- the gnd gene encoding decarboxylating NADP(+)-dependent phosphogluconate dehydrogenase, with the protein MMERRADIGLIGLAVMGQNLVLNMNDHGYSVAVYNRTTSKVDEFLGDAAAGRDTIIGARSLRELVSSLSSPRKVMLMVKAGEVVDIFIEKLLPLLSPGDLIIDGGNSHYPDTSRRSRELAAKGILFIGTGISGGEEGARRGPSIMPGGNPKAWPLVKQLFQAIAAKSEDGAPCCEWVGEEGSGHYVKMVHNGIEYGDMQMICEAYDLLYRGLGLSHEEMYEVFTEWNKGELESYLIEITRDIMKVKDTDGSPLVTKIADKAGQKGTGKWTGIDSLNLAVPVTVIAEAVYARCLSARKEERKEAAGFIGEAPHGRLSGDERKGVIEDIRKALFASKIISYTQGFMLLREAADSFGWKLNYGEIALMWRGGCIIRSSFLGKIKEAFDGNRSLKSLLLDPYFKEIVSGCQDGWRRTVSRAALAGIPTPAMSSALSFFDGYRSGQLPANLLQAQRDYFGAHTYERTDRPEGEYFHTNWTGTGGNVSSSTYQA; encoded by the coding sequence ATGATGGAAAGAAGGGCCGATATCGGATTAATCGGGCTTGCGGTCATGGGACAGAATTTAGTACTGAATATGAATGATCACGGCTATTCGGTCGCGGTCTATAACAGAACGACCAGTAAGGTGGACGAATTTCTCGGGGATGCAGCTGCCGGACGGGATACGATTATCGGAGCCCGCTCTCTCCGAGAGCTTGTCTCCTCCCTTTCCTCGCCGCGAAAGGTGATGCTGATGGTAAAGGCCGGTGAGGTGGTCGATATCTTTATCGAAAAGCTGCTTCCCCTGCTTTCACCCGGGGATCTTATTATCGACGGAGGAAACTCACACTATCCCGATACCAGCAGGCGAAGCCGTGAACTGGCTGCAAAGGGGATCCTTTTTATCGGTACGGGGATCTCCGGCGGAGAAGAAGGTGCCAGACGGGGGCCTTCCATCATGCCCGGAGGCAATCCCAAGGCCTGGCCCTTGGTTAAGCAGCTATTTCAGGCCATTGCGGCAAAGAGCGAGGACGGAGCTCCCTGCTGTGAATGGGTAGGGGAAGAGGGCTCCGGACACTACGTGAAGATGGTTCACAACGGTATCGAGTACGGCGATATGCAGATGATCTGTGAGGCCTATGATCTACTCTACCGGGGGCTCGGGCTTTCCCACGAGGAGATGTACGAGGTCTTTACCGAGTGGAACAAGGGTGAGCTTGAAAGCTACCTCATCGAAATCACCAGAGATATCATGAAGGTGAAGGATACGGACGGCTCTCCCCTTGTCACCAAGATTGCAGACAAGGCGGGACAAAAGGGAACGGGCAAATGGACCGGCATCGACTCTCTCAACCTGGCGGTACCGGTGACCGTCATCGCCGAGGCGGTCTATGCACGCTGCCTTTCGGCCCGCAAGGAAGAACGAAAGGAGGCCGCCGGTTTTATTGGCGAGGCCCCACACGGAAGGCTCTCTGGCGATGAACGAAAAGGGGTGATCGAGGATATCAGGAAGGCCCTCTTTGCATCGAAGATCATCTCCTATACCCAGGGTTTTATGCTCTTGCGGGAGGCAGCCGATTCCTTCGGGTGGAAACTAAACTACGGCGAAATCGCCCTCATGTGGAGGGGGGGCTGCATCATTCGCAGCAGCTTCCTCGGCAAAATCAAAGAGGCCTTCGATGGAAACCGCTCCCTCAAGAGCCTGCTTCTGGATCCTTACTTCAAGGAAATTGTAAGTGGCTGCCAGGACGGCTGGAGGCGGACCGTAAGCAGGGCCGCCCTTGCGGGAATTCCAACCCCTGCCATGAGCTCGGCCCTCTCTTTCTTCGACGGCTACCGAAGCGGGCAGCTCCCCGCCAACCTCCTTCAGGCCCAGCGGGATTACTTCGGAGCGCACACCTACGAGCGGACCGACCGGCCCGAAGGGGAATACTTCCACACCAACTGGACGGGAACCGGCGGGAATGTTTCTTCCTCTACGTATCAGGCGTAG
- a CDS encoding energy-coupling factor transporter transmembrane component T family protein yields the protein MDQSKIRFGLNYIDTASPLHRLSGVTKFALFIYWITVVLTTFDLRILAGMLFFGLLLIVLSRVPFRIYRPFLLFMIYILIMNSLFMFLFAPMQGVEYMGSKTVLFVITERYTVTRETLFYLLVIAVKHFSIFPMALLFVFTTHPTEFASSLNRIGVPYKVAYSVSLTLRYLPEITKDFVNIMQSQQARGVDISKNVPLKQRITNVTRVLIPLLLSSLDKAEVISNAMSLRGFGTEKKRTWYNARPLAKGDAIVFTAMALFLIFAVWMKRNLGTMFWYPF from the coding sequence ATGGACCAGTCAAAAATCCGCTTCGGCCTCAACTACATAGATACGGCCTCCCCCCTCCACAGGCTTTCGGGCGTGACGAAATTCGCCCTGTTCATCTACTGGATCACCGTGGTGCTCACCACCTTCGATCTAAGGATCCTTGCAGGAATGCTCTTCTTCGGCCTCCTTCTCATAGTGCTCTCACGGGTGCCCTTTCGCATCTACCGCCCCTTCCTTTTATTCATGATCTATATCCTCATCATGAACAGCCTCTTTATGTTTCTCTTCGCCCCCATGCAGGGCGTCGAGTACATGGGATCGAAAACCGTATTGTTCGTCATCACCGAGCGTTACACCGTGACGCGGGAAACCCTCTTTTACCTTCTGGTGATCGCCGTCAAACACTTTTCGATCTTTCCCATGGCCCTGCTCTTTGTCTTCACCACCCATCCCACGGAATTTGCCTCGAGTCTGAACAGAATCGGTGTCCCCTACAAGGTCGCCTATTCGGTGAGCCTCACCCTCCGCTATCTGCCTGAGATCACCAAGGACTTTGTCAACATCATGCAAAGCCAGCAGGCCAGGGGCGTGGACATATCCAAAAACGTCCCCCTAAAGCAGCGGATCACCAACGTTACCCGGGTACTGATTCCCCTTCTCCTCTCCAGCCTGGACAAGGCCGAGGTGATCAGCAACGCCATGAGTCTGCGGGGCTTCGGCACGGAAAAAAAGCGGACATGGTACAACGCCCGCCCCCTCGCAAAAGGGGACGCCATAGTCTTTACCGCCATGGCGCTTTTCCTCATCTTCGCCGTCTGGATGAAACGCAACCTCGGAACCATGTTCTGGTACCCCTTTTAA
- a CDS encoding ABC transporter permease, which yields MNTIGAILQRNLLNFIRDRGRLFGGIIMSLFFLFIFSFVMKSPTSGPAQPMNYLISGVIIMTVFQSSLNNSTDILSDIASGFMKEVLVAPITRAQISIGHILSSTVIAVLQGLLIVIVAMFMGLQLDLVHFSAMIVVMIVAGGTFGSIGLFLATISRNSSSFQIVSTMIIMPFTFLSGAYIPTTLMPKFLMPLVYVNPLTYITSIFRYITLRMESLPLPELAKQGVAFDIHGFMLTPFMGFCVIIIIGIVFFMLCVQKFNTADFSSVKVAKVHRR from the coding sequence ATGAATACCATTGGAGCCATATTGCAGCGGAATTTATTGAATTTCATTCGGGACAGGGGAAGATTGTTCGGCGGGATAATCATGTCGTTGTTCTTCTTATTTATCTTTTCCTTTGTCATGAAATCGCCGACAAGCGGCCCCGCACAGCCGATGAATTATCTGATTTCCGGCGTCATTATCATGACGGTATTCCAGTCGAGCCTGAATAACTCGACCGATATTCTGTCGGATATCGCGAGCGGGTTCATGAAAGAGGTTCTTGTGGCGCCCATCACCAGAGCTCAAATATCAATCGGCCATATACTTTCGAGTACCGTGATCGCCGTACTACAAGGACTTCTAATAGTGATTGTTGCCATGTTTATGGGACTGCAACTGGATCTTGTTCATTTTAGTGCGATGATCGTCGTTATGATAGTCGCTGGAGGGACCTTCGGTTCCATCGGATTGTTTCTTGCCACGATATCCCGAAATTCTTCTTCGTTTCAGATTGTAAGTACCATGATTATCATGCCGTTTACGTTTCTCTCCGGTGCATATATTCCGACTACGCTTATGCCGAAGTTTCTCATGCCTCTAGTGTATGTTAATCCGCTGACATATATCACTTCGATATTTAGATACATCACCCTTAGAATGGAAAGCCTCCCCCTGCCCGAGCTGGCTAAGCAGGGCGTGGCATTTGACATCCATGGCTTTATGCTCACGCCGTTTATGGGTTTTTGCGTTATCATTATCATCGGAATTGTTTTTTTCATGCTATGTGTACAGAAGTTCAATACTGCCGACTTCTCAAGTGTCAAGGTTGCTAAGGTGCATCGCAGATAA
- a CDS encoding MarR family winged helix-turn-helix transcriptional regulator — protein sequence MINNTNELLEKLMHMSWLLRIQQMKHYRDHGPMGTPYRGQGRILAILALKPEISQRELSRILDIRPQSLGELLVKLERQGFIVRTPSEQDRRVMLVRLTKEGAEAAKTSEDAGEQEAFFNCLSEDEQNQFDEFLDRLINELEKSLDRDEADRFTDRFSSRRGPNRPSRFDHRFDGFFRSNHFRDRD from the coding sequence ATGATCAATAATACCAATGAACTTCTTGAAAAACTGATGCATATGAGCTGGCTGCTCAGAATTCAGCAAATGAAGCACTACAGGGATCACGGTCCCATGGGGACCCCCTATAGAGGCCAGGGACGAATCCTCGCCATTCTTGCCTTAAAACCGGAGATCAGTCAAAGAGAATTGTCGCGAATCCTGGACATCCGACCTCAATCGCTGGGCGAGCTCCTAGTCAAGCTGGAGAGGCAGGGGTTCATCGTCAGAACGCCCTCGGAACAGGACCGACGAGTGATGCTTGTCCGACTGACAAAGGAGGGAGCGGAAGCGGCAAAAACCTCTGAAGATGCCGGCGAACAAGAGGCATTCTTTAACTGCCTTTCCGAGGATGAACAGAATCAATTCGACGAATTCCTGGATCGCCTTATCAACGAGCTCGAGAAAAGCCTGGACAGAGATGAAGCTGATAGATTTACGGACCGCTTTAGCTCAAGACGAGGCCCAAACAGGCCAAGTCGATTCGACCATCGCTTCGACGGCTTTTTTCGATCCAATCACTTCAGGGACCGTGACTGA
- a CDS encoding daunorubicin resistance protein DrrA family ABC transporter ATP-binding protein — MKNIIEVHNFTKEYGDFTAVNDISFGVKEGTIFAFLGPNGAGKSTTINTLCTILEKTAGEMTINGHDVSEQKDLVRKDIGIVFQESTLDERLTVEENLRFHCDFYKVPKEKISERINFVLDLVELGNRKTAKVASLSGGMKRRVEIARALVHFPKVLFLDEPTAGLDPQTRANVWEYIQKLQKEKHITIFLTTHYMDEAEICSDIAIMDHGKIIAFDTPENLKKQFTDIRIQIESRNPEKIENFFRLIKREISYERNNEYFTIRTQDPSKALELLSYCKENISDFEVRKGTLNEVFLAITGKEIRN; from the coding sequence ATGAAGAATATCATAGAAGTACATAACTTTACGAAAGAATACGGGGATTTCACAGCAGTAAACGATATCTCGTTTGGGGTAAAAGAGGGCACTATCTTTGCATTTCTCGGTCCAAACGGTGCGGGAAAAAGTACAACTATCAACACTTTGTGTACGATCCTGGAAAAAACTGCTGGGGAAATGACCATAAACGGCCATGACGTATCAGAACAGAAGGATTTGGTACGAAAGGATATCGGCATTGTGTTTCAGGAATCGACTCTTGATGAGAGGCTTACGGTCGAAGAAAATCTTCGATTCCATTGTGATTTTTATAAAGTACCGAAAGAGAAGATTTCCGAACGCATCAATTTTGTTCTCGATCTCGTGGAACTGGGAAATCGAAAAACGGCAAAGGTTGCTTCGTTGTCCGGGGGGATGAAAAGACGAGTGGAAATCGCTCGTGCTCTTGTCCACTTTCCAAAAGTATTGTTCCTCGACGAGCCCACCGCAGGCCTTGATCCGCAGACGCGGGCGAATGTCTGGGAGTATATTCAAAAACTACAAAAAGAGAAGCATATCACGATATTTCTCACCACTCATTATATGGATGAAGCGGAAATATGCTCGGATATCGCGATTATGGATCACGGTAAGATTATTGCCTTTGATACACCTGAAAATCTCAAAAAACAGTTTACCGATATCCGAATACAGATTGAAAGTCGGAATCCGGAAAAAATCGAGAACTTTTTCCGTCTTATAAAACGGGAGATTTCCTACGAACGGAATAACGAATATTTTACCATACGTACTCAAGATCCATCCAAAGCGCTCGAGTTACTTTCTTACTGTAAAGAGAACATTTCTGATTTTGAGGTACGAAAGGGTACGCTGAATGAAGTTTTTTTAGCAATCACAGGTAAGGAGATAAGAAACTAA
- a CDS encoding SAM hydrolase/SAM-dependent halogenase family protein gives MDRHKLLLFQTDFGRLEGTVAEMYGVALGVDQGLKIHEITHYIPQFNIWEASYRLMQALPWWPKETVAVSVVDPGVGSSRRSVVAKTSQDHYIVTPDNGSLTHIAKHVGLSALREIDERTNRAPGSGESHTFHGRDVYGYTGARLASGTITFDEVGPKLDPKSIVTLPVAEPETGKGSASGMIEILDIRYGNVWTNIPKKLFASAGFSSGCKALVTITRSGETLFQETLPYLDFFSAAEPGEDLIYNNELLFVSLSTNQGSFAEKHGIQSGPEWKIRFEIA, from the coding sequence ATGGATCGACATAAACTACTGCTTTTTCAAACCGATTTCGGCAGACTCGAAGGAACGGTGGCGGAGATGTACGGGGTGGCCCTTGGGGTCGATCAGGGCCTCAAAATCCATGAGATTACCCACTACATCCCCCAGTTCAATATCTGGGAGGCCAGTTATCGCCTCATGCAGGCCCTGCCCTGGTGGCCGAAGGAGACGGTGGCCGTCTCGGTAGTTGATCCGGGAGTCGGCTCGAGCAGAAGATCGGTGGTTGCAAAAACCTCACAGGATCACTATATCGTCACCCCGGACAACGGAAGCCTTACCCATATTGCCAAGCATGTGGGGCTTAGTGCTTTGCGGGAGATAGACGAGAGAACAAACAGGGCCCCGGGAAGCGGAGAGAGCCACACCTTCCACGGCAGGGATGTCTACGGCTATACCGGTGCACGGCTTGCTTCGGGAACCATCACCTTCGACGAGGTCGGCCCAAAGCTCGATCCGAAGAGCATCGTCACCCTTCCCGTCGCAGAGCCCGAAACGGGAAAAGGCTCTGCCAGCGGTATGATCGAGATCCTCGATATCCGTTACGGGAATGTCTGGACGAACATTCCCAAAAAGCTCTTCGCCTCGGCAGGTTTTAGCTCCGGATGCAAGGCCCTTGTCACCATTACCCGAAGCGGCGAAACACTCTTCCAGGAAACCCTGCCCTACCTCGACTTTTTCTCGGCAGCAGAGCCTGGAGAGGATCTTATCTACAATAACGAGCTCCTCTTTGTCTCCCTCTCCACCAATCAGGGAAGTTTCGCCGAAAAGCATGGCATCCAATCCGGACCGGAGTGGAAAATCCGGTTCGAGATCGCATAA
- a CDS encoding ECF-type riboflavin transporter substrate-binding protein, which yields MKKLSPKTVVIIAIGAALYGIGGLPIFGIPIFAETTLKPAMAILAIFAALYGPVVGFLVGFLGHWITDLFAGWGVWMTWVLGSGIVGIVIGLFPIITKDKVDEGIFATKEIIIFIILAFIGNFVGYSISAFLDYVLYAEPASKVIAQQLIIASTNTVIIAIIGSIIMALIAKRNRQGSELSEEE from the coding sequence ATGAAAAAGCTCTCTCCCAAAACGGTGGTGATCATCGCCATCGGCGCCGCCCTCTACGGAATCGGGGGCCTGCCGATCTTCGGTATTCCGATCTTTGCAGAGACCACCCTGAAACCGGCCATGGCAATCCTGGCGATCTTTGCCGCCCTCTACGGACCTGTGGTCGGATTCCTCGTCGGGTTTCTCGGACACTGGATCACCGATCTTTTCGCCGGCTGGGGCGTCTGGATGACCTGGGTCCTCGGTTCCGGTATCGTCGGAATCGTCATCGGCCTCTTTCCCATCATCACAAAGGACAAGGTGGATGAAGGAATATTCGCAACCAAAGAGATCATCATCTTCATCATCCTGGCCTTCATCGGTAACTTTGTGGGCTACAGCATTTCGGCCTTTCTCGATTATGTCCTCTACGCCGAACCCGCCAGCAAGGTTATCGCCCAGCAGCTGATCATCGCCAGCACCAACACGGTCATCATTGCAATCATCGGATCGATCATCATGGCCCTGATTGCAAAACGAAACCGACAGGGCAGCGAGCTTTCCGAGGAAGAATGA
- a CDS encoding SAM hydrolase/SAM-dependent halogenase family protein, translated as MRKTNGSLVFQSDFGTIDGAVSAMYGVAEAVSDNLKLYDLTHEIPQFNIWEASYRLIQTIEYWRPGTVFVSVVDPGVGTSRKSVVALAQSGHYIVTPDNGTLTHISESIGITAMREIEESINRLGGSEKSYTFHGRDVYAYTGARLASGVITFEQIGPELAPEPVTIAHQPAELKDGIITASIDILDARYGSLWTNVPRTMFEELGVEYGHTVLVEISKYGNTVYGNRLIFGKSFSDAAIGQSLVYINSLLNVGIAVNQGNFSRAHNIESGRGWVVRLSKGD; from the coding sequence ATGAGAAAGACAAACGGCAGCCTTGTGTTTCAAAGCGACTTCGGAACCATCGACGGTGCGGTCAGCGCCATGTACGGTGTGGCGGAAGCGGTTAGCGATAATCTGAAATTGTACGATCTTACCCATGAGATTCCGCAGTTCAACATCTGGGAGGCCAGTTACCGTCTGATTCAGACCATCGAATATTGGCGGCCGGGAACGGTCTTTGTGTCGGTGGTGGATCCCGGGGTCGGCACCAGCAGGAAAAGCGTGGTGGCCCTGGCACAAAGCGGCCACTACATCGTCACGCCCGACAACGGAACCCTGACGCATATATCCGAATCCATCGGCATTACCGCCATGCGCGAGATAGAAGAGAGTATCAACCGCCTCGGCGGCAGCGAAAAGAGCTACACCTTTCACGGCCGGGATGTCTACGCCTATACCGGGGCCAGACTTGCCTCGGGAGTGATCACCTTTGAACAGATTGGGCCTGAGCTTGCGCCGGAACCTGTCACCATCGCTCATCAGCCTGCGGAACTAAAGGATGGAATCATCACCGCAAGTATCGACATCCTCGACGCCCGTTACGGAAGCCTCTGGACCAATGTTCCCCGGACCATGTTCGAAGAGCTCGGGGTCGAATACGGCCATACGGTATTGGTGGAGATCAGCAAATACGGCAACACCGTATACGGGAACCGGCTTATCTTCGGTAAATCCTTCAGCGACGCGGCAATCGGCCAGTCGCTGGTCTACATCAATTCACTGCTGAACGTGGGTATTGCCGTGAATCAGGGAAACTTCTCCAGGGCCCACAACATCGAGTCCGGGCGGGGCTGGGTGGTGCGTCTGTCCAAGGGTGATTAA